A genomic window from Lycium barbarum isolate Lr01 chromosome 4, ASM1917538v2, whole genome shotgun sequence includes:
- the LOC132635997 gene encoding fatty-acid-binding protein 2 isoform X2, with amino-acid sequence MSNFMDGDGGSSEMFPIDPLMPANFLSHISLIVDGSRNLYVPGSQALQEAFKCFSKCAGALLVWSSSGSNSRANNQPSGGHQCSRTTRSRMSIQAQQTASSRHNFIELFWQSRYKGKITIPVIFSKISKFTMNQMYKEAKHLQSIPVLSLAAALVPPFDNFSGDVLSVQLDSSAMESQSVEDQLPCEVEHRGFDNSFFENLNWSRHAVEPRTGIEFPTILDNLIAGEQNSSFASEVLVGTGSRIMKIIRIKSLKVYAFGFYVHPFDVCRKLGWKYASVPFCELNKRQDFYQDLLREDISMTVRLVVSCNGIKINTVRDVFEKSLRARLLKTNPDTDYRCLSTFGSMFSQDIPIHAGTTISFRRTTDGHLITEIGGNHIGTVQSRELCRAIFDMYIGDVPTCEETKEEIGKNVASIIRGC; translated from the exons ATGTCAAATTTCATGGATGGTGATGGGGGTTCATCAGAAATGTTCCCCATCGATCCTCTCATGCCAGCTAATTTTCTCTCCCATATTTCCTTGATTGTTGACGGTTCTAGAAATTTATATGTTCCTGGCAGTCAGGCACTTCAAGAAGCTTTTAAGTGCTTTTCAAAATGTGCTGGAGCGCTGCTAGTCTGGTCTTCCAGTGGATCAAACTCTAGAGCTAATAACCAACCATCAGGCGGTCATCAATGTTCAAGAACCACCAGGTCTAGAATGTCAATTCAAGCCCAACAAACAGCTTCAAGTAGACATAATTTCATTGAACTATTCTGGCAATCAAGATACAAAGGGAAAATTACCATCCCTGTGATATTTAGTAAGATTTCAAAGTTCACCATGAATCAAATGTACAAAGAAGCAAAACATCTTCAATCAATTCCTGTGCTCTCACTAGCTGCTGCTTTAGTACCTCCATTTGACAATTT CTCTGGTGACGTTCTATCTGTCCAACTGGATAGCAGTGCTATGGAATCACAGAGTGTTGAGGATCAACTGCCATGTGAGGTTGAACACCGGGGATTTGATAATTCGTTTTTCGAGAATTTAAATTGGTCTAGACATGCAGTTGAGCCCAGAACGGGTATTGAGTTTCCTACTATCTTGGACAACCTAATAGCTGGGGAGCAAAATTCCAGTTTCGCATCAGAG GTCCTTGTTGGAACTGGATCCAGAATAATGAAAATTATCAGAATTAAATCTCTAAAGGTTTATGCATTTGGCTTCT ATGTGCATCCCTTTGATGTCTGCCGGAAGTTAGGTTGGAAATATGCCTCAGTTCCTTTTTGTGAACTGAACAAACGACAAGATTTTTATCAGGATCTTCTCAG GGAAGACATTAGCATGACCGTAAGGCTTGTTGTTAGCTGCAATGGAATCAAAATCAACACAGTCCGAGA TGTCTTTGAGAAATCTCTTCGAGCTCGGTTGTTGAAG ACAAATCCTGACACTGATTATCGCTGTCTTTCTACATTTGGCTCTATGTTCTCTCAAGATATTCCTATACATGCA GGTACAACAATCAGTTTTCGCCGAACAACTGATGGACATCTAATTACCGAGA TCGGGGGCAACCATATTGGAACAGTTCAGAGTAGAGAATTGTGTA GGGCAATTTTTGATATGTACATAGGCGATGTTCCTACATGTGAGGAAACAAAAGAAGAGATCGGGAAAAATGTTGCAAGTATCATTAGGGGGTGTTAA
- the LOC132635997 gene encoding fatty-acid-binding protein 2 isoform X1 — MNMKEKKGLLNKFQIGNEDEHKYWQERRKHSTWQLYLFGQPKKELNVEQGSLSPVIPVCIGLHSVVTRGYKALVGTDQVNTKIRNNMSNFMDGDGGSSEMFPIDPLMPANFLSHISLIVDGSRNLYVPGSQALQEAFKCFSKCAGALLVWSSSGSNSRANNQPSGGHQCSRTTRSRMSIQAQQTASSRHNFIELFWQSRYKGKITIPVIFSKISKFTMNQMYKEAKHLQSIPVLSLAAALVPPFDNFSGDVLSVQLDSSAMESQSVEDQLPCEVEHRGFDNSFFENLNWSRHAVEPRTGIEFPTILDNLIAGEQNSSFASEVLVGTGSRIMKIIRIKSLKVYAFGFYVHPFDVCRKLGWKYASVPFCELNKRQDFYQDLLREDISMTVRLVVSCNGIKINTVRDVFEKSLRARLLKTNPDTDYRCLSTFGSMFSQDIPIHAGTTISFRRTTDGHLITEIGGNHIGTVQSRELCRAIFDMYIGDVPTCEETKEEIGKNVASIIRGC; from the exons ATgaatatgaaagaaaaaaaaggactTTTAAACAAATTTCAAATCGGCAATGAAGATGAACACAAATATTGGCAAGAAAGGAGGAAACACTCAACTTGGCAACTGTATCTGTTTGGGCAGCCAAAGAAAGAGTTGAACGTTGAACAAGGGTCACTTTCACCT GTGATTCCTGTCTGTATCGGTCTACATTCGGTGGTGACAAGGGGCTACAAGGCCCTAGTTGGAACTGATCAAGTGAACACCAAAATACGGAACAATATGTCAAATTTCATGGATGGTGATGGGGGTTCATCAGAAATGTTCCCCATCGATCCTCTCATGCCAGCTAATTTTCTCTCCCATATTTCCTTGATTGTTGACGGTTCTAGAAATTTATATGTTCCTGGCAGTCAGGCACTTCAAGAAGCTTTTAAGTGCTTTTCAAAATGTGCTGGAGCGCTGCTAGTCTGGTCTTCCAGTGGATCAAACTCTAGAGCTAATAACCAACCATCAGGCGGTCATCAATGTTCAAGAACCACCAGGTCTAGAATGTCAATTCAAGCCCAACAAACAGCTTCAAGTAGACATAATTTCATTGAACTATTCTGGCAATCAAGATACAAAGGGAAAATTACCATCCCTGTGATATTTAGTAAGATTTCAAAGTTCACCATGAATCAAATGTACAAAGAAGCAAAACATCTTCAATCAATTCCTGTGCTCTCACTAGCTGCTGCTTTAGTACCTCCATTTGACAATTT CTCTGGTGACGTTCTATCTGTCCAACTGGATAGCAGTGCTATGGAATCACAGAGTGTTGAGGATCAACTGCCATGTGAGGTTGAACACCGGGGATTTGATAATTCGTTTTTCGAGAATTTAAATTGGTCTAGACATGCAGTTGAGCCCAGAACGGGTATTGAGTTTCCTACTATCTTGGACAACCTAATAGCTGGGGAGCAAAATTCCAGTTTCGCATCAGAG GTCCTTGTTGGAACTGGATCCAGAATAATGAAAATTATCAGAATTAAATCTCTAAAGGTTTATGCATTTGGCTTCT ATGTGCATCCCTTTGATGTCTGCCGGAAGTTAGGTTGGAAATATGCCTCAGTTCCTTTTTGTGAACTGAACAAACGACAAGATTTTTATCAGGATCTTCTCAG GGAAGACATTAGCATGACCGTAAGGCTTGTTGTTAGCTGCAATGGAATCAAAATCAACACAGTCCGAGA TGTCTTTGAGAAATCTCTTCGAGCTCGGTTGTTGAAG ACAAATCCTGACACTGATTATCGCTGTCTTTCTACATTTGGCTCTATGTTCTCTCAAGATATTCCTATACATGCA GGTACAACAATCAGTTTTCGCCGAACAACTGATGGACATCTAATTACCGAGA TCGGGGGCAACCATATTGGAACAGTTCAGAGTAGAGAATTGTGTA GGGCAATTTTTGATATGTACATAGGCGATGTTCCTACATGTGAGGAAACAAAAGAAGAGATCGGGAAAAATGTTGCAAGTATCATTAGGGGGTGTTAA
- the LOC132635998 gene encoding guanine nucleotide-binding protein alpha-1 subunit translates to MLSVVFENMGLLCSRNKHYSQADEENAQTAEIERRIEQETKADKHIQKLLLLGAGDSGKSTIFKQIKLLFQTGFDEAELKNYIPVIHANVYQTIKILHDGSKELAQNELEASKYALSAENKEIGEKLSEIGGGMDYPHLTKDLVQDIEALWKDPAVQETLLRGNELQVPDCTHYFMENLQRFSDINYVPTKEDVLFARIRTTGVVEIQFSPVGENKKSGEVYKLFDVGGQRNERRKWIHLFEGVTAVIFCAAISEYDQTLFEDERKNRMMETKELFEWVLKQPCFEKTSFMLFLNKFDIFEQKVLNVPLNTCEWFKDYQPVSTGKQEIEHAYEFIKKKFEESYFQCTAPDRVDRVFKIYRTTALDQKLVKKTFKLVDETLRRRNLFEAGLL, encoded by the exons ATGCTGTCTGTGGTTTTCGAAAACATGGGCTTGTTGTGCAGCAGAAACAAACATTACAGTCAAGCTGATGAGGAAAATGCTCAG ACTGCAGAGATAGAAAGACGGATTGAGCAAGAAACAAAGGCAGACAAGCATATTCAGAAACTTCTTCTACTTG GTGCCGGAGATTCGGGGAAGTCTACTATTTTTAAGCAG ATAAAACTTTTGTTCCAGACTGGTTTTGATGAAGCAGAGCTAAAGAACTACATCCCTGTCATTCATGCCAATGTCTATCAGACAATAAAA ATATTACATGATGGGTCGAAAGAATTAGCTCAAAATGAGTTAGAGGCCTCAAAGTATGCTCTATCAGCTGAAAATAAG GAAATTGGCGAGAAGCTATCAGAAATTGGAGGCGGGATGGATTATCCTCACCTGACTAAGGATCTGGTGCAGGATATTGAAGCTCTTTGGAAAGATCCTGCTGTTCAA GAAACTCTTTTACGTGGTAATGAGCTTCAGGTTCCAGATTGTACCCATTATTTCATGGAAAACTTGCAGAGATTTtctgatataaattatgttccaACAAAG GAGGATGTTCTTTTTGCCCGGATTCGAACAACGGGTGTCGTTGAAATACAGTTCAG CCCAGTTGGAGAGAACAAAAAAAGTGGAGAAGTATATAAGCTTTTTGATGTTGGAGGTCAGAGAAACGAGAGAAGAAAGTGGATTCATCTATTTGAAGGCGTCACAGCAGTTATATTTTGTGCCGCTATTAGTGA GTATGATCAAACTCTATTTGAGGATGAAAGAAAGAACCGAATGATGGAGACCAAGGAACTCTTTGAGTGGGTCTTAAAGCAACCATGTTTCGAG AAAACTTCTTTCATGCTATTTCTCAACAAATTTGATATATTTGAGCAGAAGGTTCTGAAC GTGCCTCTCAACACCTGTGAGTGGTTTAAAGATTACCAGCCAGTTTCAACAGGAAAACAAGAGATTGAGCATGCTTATGA GTTTATAAAGAAAAAATTTGAGGAGTCATATTTCCAATGCACTGCACCGGATCGTGTGGACCGGGTGTTTAAGATCTATAGAACCACAGCCCTTGATCAGAAGCTTGTAAAGAAGACTTTCAAACTGGTAGATGAGACCCTGAGAAGGAGAAACCTCTTCGAAGCAGGTTTATTATGA